One Solanum lycopersicum chromosome 2, SLM_r2.1 genomic region harbors:
- the LOC138341938 gene encoding uncharacterized protein has protein sequence MADKLRDFRKMNTCILRGSKTSDDPQEFVDEVHKILFDMGSNDTTKAELASYQLKDVAQNLCNMSQDCRVLGGGPVIWELLKIAFLERFFPREMREAKVEEFINVKKGFIKVREYSLKFVKLFRYSTFLLSYNRDRMRRFLKGINRDLDEEC, from the coding sequence ATGGCTGACAAGCTGAGAGACTTTAGGAAGATGAATACTTGTATTTTAAGAGGGTCTAAGACATCAGATGATCCTCAAGAGTTTGTAGATGAGGTTCATAAGATCTTGTTTGATATGGGGTCCAATGATACTACGAAAGCAGAGTTGgcttcctatcaactcaaggatgttgcacaaaATTTGTGCAACATGTCGCAAGATTGCAGAGTCTTGGGCGGAGGTCCAGTCATTTGGGAGCTGTTAAAGATAGCATTTCTGGAGAGATTCTTTCCtagagagatgagggaggccaaggttgaggagtttatcaacgTTAAGAAGGGATTTATCAAAGTTAGGGAGTACTCCTTAAAGTTTGTTAAGTTGTTCAGGTATTCTACTTTCCTTTTATCTTACAACAGGGATCGAATGAGAAGGTTCCTCAAAGGAATCAACAGAGATCTGGACGAGGAGTGTTAG